In Sphingomonas sp. LR60, the following are encoded in one genomic region:
- the bla gene encoding class A beta-lactamase produces MSRRHLLVGGALALTGAAPRSSVEEALAALERRAGGRLGVCIVDTGRGTTTGWREHERFTQASSFKLSLAAMILAAADHGRLTLSEGLGWSAGDILPHSPVTTAIAAMTLSIRDLARAAVVTSDNTAANVLLRKVGGPARLTAFWRSNGDRVSRLDRYEPALNVTPPGTTFDTTTAAAMAATVARFVRGTVLRPVSRALLIEWMVAAHTGRSRLRAGFPAGWYAGDKTGTGGGEQRPIFVDLAFGGPRGRAPVIVAAYFEPIRSASAASAEAVLAKVGRIAAGSVA; encoded by the coding sequence GTGTCTCGACGTCACCTGCTGGTCGGCGGCGCCCTCGCGCTGACCGGCGCGGCCCCGCGATCGTCGGTCGAAGAGGCGCTTGCCGCGCTGGAGCGTCGCGCCGGTGGCCGGCTGGGCGTGTGTATCGTCGATACGGGCCGCGGCACGACGACCGGCTGGCGAGAGCATGAGCGCTTTACGCAGGCCAGCTCGTTCAAACTGTCGCTGGCCGCGATGATCCTTGCCGCGGCGGATCACGGCCGGCTTACCTTGAGCGAAGGGCTCGGCTGGTCGGCAGGCGACATCCTCCCGCACAGCCCGGTGACGACTGCGATCGCCGCCATGACCTTGTCGATCCGCGATCTGGCACGCGCTGCCGTCGTCACCAGCGACAATACCGCCGCGAACGTGCTGCTGCGCAAGGTCGGTGGGCCGGCCCGGCTGACGGCGTTCTGGCGGTCGAACGGCGACCGGGTCAGCCGGCTCGACCGCTACGAACCCGCGCTGAACGTGACACCGCCGGGCACCACGTTTGACACGACGACCGCGGCGGCGATGGCTGCGACCGTCGCCAGGTTCGTGCGGGGCACCGTGTTGCGGCCGGTGAGCCGCGCGCTGCTCATCGAGTGGATGGTCGCGGCGCATACCGGGCGGAGCCGTCTGCGCGCGGGTTTTCCCGCGGGCTGGTACGCGGGCGACAAGACAGGGACGGGCGGCGGCGAGCAGCGGCCGATCTTCGTCGATCTCGCCTTTGGTGGCCCGCGCGGTCGCGCGCCAGTGATCGTCGCGGCCTATTTCGAGCCGATTCGATCGGCATCGGCCGCAAGCGCGGAGGCGGTGTTGGCGAAGGTGGGGCGTATCGCCGCAGGTAGCGTCGCCTAG
- a CDS encoding NAD(P)H-dependent flavin oxidoreductase has protein sequence MFKGLKPIVYAGREVWPLVEGGKGVAATNHASAGAWAAAGGIGTVSAVNADSYDPDGKIIPQIYRALTRRERHEELIAYAVEGAVQQVQRAWEIAGGKGAININVLWEMGGAPRVLHGVLERTRGLVAGVTCGAGMPYKLSEIAASYNVNYLPIVSSGRAFRALWKRAYSKASEWLAAVVYEDPWLAGGHNGLSNAEDPLKPEDPYPRVKALRETMREGGIPDTTPIVMAGGVWYLRDWNEWIDNPELGQIAFQYGTRPLLTQESPIPEDWKAKLTQIEEGEVLLHRFSPTGFYSSAVRNPFLRSLEARSERQIAFSTQEAGDHVFQLDVGVKGKNFWVTRNDLLRAREWFGAGFTDALKTPDNTLVFVTPQEKGEIRKDQADCMGCLSQCLFSSWADTETNSTGRLADPRSFCIQKTLQDIAHGGDTDANLMFAGHAAYNFKRDPFYSNGFVPTVKQLVDRILTGD, from the coding sequence GTGTTCAAGGGGCTGAAGCCGATCGTCTATGCAGGCCGCGAGGTCTGGCCGCTGGTGGAAGGGGGCAAGGGGGTTGCCGCCACCAATCACGCGTCGGCGGGCGCCTGGGCGGCGGCAGGCGGGATCGGTACGGTTTCGGCGGTGAACGCGGACAGCTACGATCCCGACGGCAAGATCATCCCGCAGATCTATCGCGCGCTGACCCGGCGTGAGCGGCACGAGGAACTGATCGCCTATGCGGTCGAGGGCGCGGTGCAGCAGGTGCAGCGCGCGTGGGAGATCGCGGGCGGCAAGGGCGCGATCAACATCAACGTCCTGTGGGAAATGGGCGGCGCGCCGCGCGTGCTGCACGGCGTTCTGGAGCGGACGCGCGGGCTGGTGGCCGGCGTCACCTGCGGCGCGGGAATGCCGTACAAGCTCAGCGAGATCGCGGCGTCGTACAACGTCAACTACCTGCCAATCGTCAGCTCCGGCCGCGCGTTCCGCGCGCTGTGGAAGCGCGCCTATTCGAAGGCGAGCGAATGGCTGGCGGCGGTCGTCTATGAAGACCCGTGGCTGGCGGGCGGGCACAACGGCCTGTCGAATGCCGAGGACCCGCTGAAGCCCGAGGATCCCTATCCGCGCGTCAAGGCGCTGCGCGAGACGATGCGCGAGGGCGGCATCCCCGACACCACCCCGATCGTGATGGCGGGCGGCGTCTGGTATCTGCGCGACTGGAACGAGTGGATCGACAATCCCGAACTCGGACAGATCGCGTTCCAGTACGGTACGCGTCCGCTGTTGACGCAGGAAAGCCCGATCCCCGAGGACTGGAAGGCCAAGCTGACGCAGATCGAGGAAGGCGAGGTACTGCTGCACCGTTTCTCGCCGACCGGTTTCTATTCGTCGGCGGTGCGCAACCCGTTCCTGCGCTCGCTGGAGGCGCGGTCGGAGCGGCAGATCGCCTTCTCGACGCAGGAAGCGGGCGACCATGTCTTCCAGCTCGACGTCGGGGTGAAGGGCAAGAACTTCTGGGTGACGCGCAACGACCTGCTGCGCGCGCGCGAATGGTTCGGCGCTGGCTTCACCGACGCGCTCAAGACCCCGGACAATACGCTCGTCTTCGTGACGCCGCAGGAAAAGGGCGAGATCCGCAAGGATCAGGCCGATTGCATGGGCTGCCTCAGCCAGTGCCTGTTCTCGAGCTGGGCGGATACCGAGACCAACTCGACCGGGCGGCTTGCCGATCCGCGCAGCTTCTGCATCCAGAAGACGCTGCAGGACATCGCGCACGGCGGCGACACCGACGCGAACCTGATGTTCGCGGGCCATGCGGCGTATAACTTCAAGCGTGATCCCTTCTACTCGAACGGCTTCGTGCCGACGGTGAAGCAGCTTGTCGATCGCATCCTGACCGGCGACTGA
- a CDS encoding glycosyltransferase family 4 protein has protein sequence MSQSLSILYLFDAFDPHGGDPWSRRAVQLMTAFRDAARHVVAADDCRAALPEGVTGMLAQNPPPLAGTVSVARYEAIARAMRGHDLVLSFGAGAIDAVMARRAFPRDTPPIVHHEDPAEATSAGSARLYRRIALGAAAGLVVGGSAAAETAAARWKVPEARLHVIPDGIDLSAFARGPNAKSVAGFRRKPVEVVIGVPLDNASDAELALLVRAVAGLAARFRLVAVGDGAGRAAVERAALAMGIDDRLVLPGALTPTAAWLGGVDVLLLPMRLGAAPAIVVEAMAAGVPVMALRGGATEALLAPENGALLSPHAAEVSLRDALQPLVSDATLRAAAGAANRARATERHDTAAMIARSAAVYSAAIGRPALPG, from the coding sequence ATGTCACAGTCGCTGTCCATTCTTTACCTGTTCGACGCCTTCGATCCGCACGGCGGCGATCCGTGGAGCCGGCGCGCGGTGCAATTGATGACCGCGTTTCGCGACGCGGCGCGGCACGTGGTCGCGGCAGATGATTGTCGCGCCGCGCTGCCCGAGGGCGTGACGGGGATGCTGGCGCAGAACCCGCCGCCGCTGGCCGGCACGGTGTCGGTCGCACGCTACGAGGCGATCGCGCGCGCGATGCGCGGGCACGATCTGGTGCTGAGTTTCGGTGCGGGCGCGATCGATGCGGTGATGGCGCGGCGGGCGTTCCCGCGCGACACGCCGCCGATCGTCCATCACGAGGACCCCGCCGAGGCGACGAGCGCCGGGAGCGCGCGATTGTATCGCCGGATCGCGCTGGGCGCGGCGGCGGGGCTGGTGGTGGGGGGATCGGCCGCGGCCGAGACGGCGGCGGCGCGCTGGAAGGTCCCGGAGGCGCGGTTGCATGTCATCCCCGACGGCATCGACCTGTCGGCCTTTGCGCGCGGGCCGAATGCGAAAAGCGTCGCCGGCTTCCGCCGCAAGCCGGTCGAGGTGGTGATCGGCGTGCCGCTAGATAACGCGAGCGACGCGGAACTGGCGTTGCTGGTGCGCGCGGTCGCGGGGCTGGCGGCGCGCTTCCGGCTCGTCGCCGTCGGCGATGGCGCAGGGCGTGCGGCGGTGGAGCGCGCGGCGCTGGCGATGGGGATCGACGATCGGCTGGTGCTGCCCGGTGCGTTGACCCCGACGGCGGCGTGGCTGGGCGGCGTCGACGTGCTGCTGCTGCCGATGCGGCTCGGCGCGGCGCCCGCGATCGTCGTCGAGGCGATGGCGGCGGGGGTGCCGGTCATGGCGTTGCGCGGCGGCGCGACCGAGGCGCTGCTCGCCCCGGAAAATGGCGCGTTGCTGTCGCCCCATGCCGCCGAGGTGTCGCTGCGCGATGCGCTGCAGCCGCTGGTCAGCGACGCGACGTTGCGCGCGGCGGCCGGGGCGGCCAACCGCGCCCGCGCGACGGAACGCCATGATACCGCAGCGATGATCGCACGCTCGGCTGCGGTCTATTCGGCGGCGATCGGGCGACCGGCTTTGCCCGGTTGA
- a CDS encoding glycosidase translates to MMADWPHDALVLTPRDIDLSRSPLAGKIDAETYVLGAFNPGMTRLPNGNLLLMVRVAEALRHPVREQQVHAIRWHDGGYELDAWPLSLVDTSDPRKFMMRGGGWKVMALTSLSWLLPVELDAAGRAVVAIHYDRAIAPRTDYQCYGVEDARITQVDGRYYMTTCSVSPERHSTTLYTSDDALDWTLEGIVLDHQNKDMLIFEGKVGGKFCAQTRPLGDLYFAYPPESEWRAGPSINLAMSPDALHWKPYDKPGIRPHAQTMATARMGGGAPPVLAEVGGQQGWLSLWHGVEPSGVVGTYRTYWTLLDRDDPSRTLATDHAPLLEPAPELLKPSEDLLYVTDVVFTTGIADGGDHWVVASGEADLACRITHVPKGRIG, encoded by the coding sequence ATGATGGCGGACTGGCCGCATGATGCGTTGGTGCTGACCCCACGCGATATCGACCTGTCGCGCTCGCCGCTGGCGGGGAAGATCGACGCCGAGACCTATGTGCTGGGCGCGTTCAATCCGGGGATGACGCGGTTGCCGAACGGCAATCTGTTGTTGATGGTGCGCGTTGCCGAGGCGCTACGTCATCCCGTCCGTGAGCAGCAGGTCCATGCGATCCGCTGGCACGATGGCGGCTATGAGCTCGACGCCTGGCCGCTGTCGCTGGTCGACACATCCGATCCGCGCAAGTTCATGATGCGCGGCGGCGGGTGGAAGGTGATGGCGCTGACCTCCTTGTCGTGGCTGTTGCCGGTCGAGCTGGACGCCGCGGGCCGCGCGGTGGTGGCGATCCATTATGACCGCGCGATCGCGCCGCGCACCGACTATCAATGTTATGGCGTCGAGGATGCGCGGATCACGCAGGTCGACGGGCGCTATTACATGACGACCTGTTCCGTCAGCCCCGAGCGGCATTCGACGACGCTCTATACCAGCGACGATGCGCTCGACTGGACGCTGGAGGGGATCGTTCTCGATCACCAGAACAAGGACATGCTGATCTTCGAGGGCAAGGTCGGGGGCAAGTTCTGCGCGCAGACGCGGCCGCTCGGCGATTTGTACTTCGCCTATCCGCCCGAGTCCGAATGGCGCGCGGGGCCGTCGATCAACCTCGCGATGTCGCCCGACGCCTTGCACTGGAAGCCCTACGACAAGCCGGGCATCCGCCCCCATGCGCAGACGATGGCGACCGCGCGGATGGGCGGCGGCGCGCCGCCGGTGCTGGCGGAGGTCGGCGGGCAGCAGGGCTGGCTGTCGCTGTGGCATGGCGTCGAGCCGTCGGGGGTGGTCGGCACCTATCGGACCTATTGGACGCTGCTCGATCGCGACGATCCGTCGCGCACGCTGGCGACCGATCATGCGCCGTTGCTGGAGCCGGCGCCGGAGTTGCTCAAGCCGTCGGAGGACCTGCTGTACGTGACCGACGTGGTGTTCACGACCGGGATCGCGGACGGCGGCGATCACTGGGTGGTGGCGAGCGGGGAGGCCGACCTCGCGTGCCGGATCACGCACGTGCCGAAGGGGCGGATCGGCTAG
- a CDS encoding SDR family oxidoreductase, whose translation MTDVRDAHTSVLPLAGRRAAITGGTTGIGRAIARLLAAEGASVFIGGTDQAHLDEALADIREVGTGEGALSDLSDPDNVGAFLSAADAALGGYDIVVANAAEAAAGLTEMDEAAVRHAISLNFTQYLLLAHRAAATMAAGGDIVMIGSTSAYVLGPHSTVYAAIKHGLQGFSIALRRELGGKDIRVALVEPGKTGADMQMPDVSSEEQRAQIEAGTMLRAEDIAVGVQYLLTQPRRTVIQRLTISPRVQEEE comes from the coding sequence ATGACTGACGTTCGGGACGCTCATACCAGCGTACTGCCGCTTGCCGGACGCCGCGCCGCGATTACCGGTGGCACCACCGGCATCGGGCGGGCGATCGCGCGGCTGCTCGCGGCCGAGGGCGCGTCGGTGTTTATCGGCGGCACCGATCAGGCGCACCTCGACGAGGCGCTCGCCGATATCCGCGAGGTCGGTACGGGCGAGGGTGCATTGTCCGATCTGTCCGATCCCGACAATGTCGGCGCGTTCCTGTCCGCCGCCGACGCGGCGCTCGGCGGTTATGACATCGTCGTCGCCAATGCGGCGGAGGCAGCGGCGGGGCTGACCGAAATGGACGAAGCGGCGGTGCGACATGCGATCTCGCTTAACTTCACGCAGTATCTGCTGCTGGCGCACCGCGCCGCCGCGACGATGGCGGCCGGCGGCGATATTGTGATGATCGGGTCGACCAGCGCCTATGTGCTGGGCCCGCACTCGACGGTCTATGCCGCGATCAAGCACGGGTTGCAGGGCTTTTCGATCGCGCTGCGCCGCGAATTGGGCGGCAAGGACATTCGCGTCGCGCTGGTCGAGCCGGGCAAGACCGGGGCCGACATGCAGATGCCCGACGTCAGTTCCGAAGAACAACGCGCGCAGATCGAGGCGGGAACGATGCTGCGCGCGGAGGATATCGCGGTCGGCGTCCAGTATCTGCTCACCCAGCCGCGCCGCACCGTGATCCAGCGGCTGACGATCAGCCCGCGCGTGCAGGAGGAGGAATGA
- a CDS encoding alpha/beta fold hydrolase, which translates to MAEFRDIYWWSSDGLRLHALDYSGADDAPPVLCLPGLTRNARDFAAVAQAIAPVRRVIAIEFRGRGESGYAKDPMSYVPLTYAQDVVALLDEQKIDRFVTIGTSLGGIVTMLLAGLVPGRLAGALLNDVGPEIEPAGLARIRGYVGKPSTYPTWMHAARGVQEGNAGAYPDWGIEQWLAMAKRLYRLNSAGRIVLDYDMKIAEPFRLPGNEAGPDMWRALAALAGVPVLVVRGALSDILSARTAERMVAALPDATLVTVPGIGHAPMLGEPEVQPALMHWLARTGNRPVD; encoded by the coding sequence ATGGCGGAGTTTCGGGACATTTACTGGTGGTCTAGCGACGGGCTGCGGCTCCATGCGCTCGACTATTCCGGGGCAGATGACGCCCCGCCGGTATTGTGCCTGCCCGGCCTGACCCGCAACGCGCGCGACTTCGCGGCGGTCGCGCAGGCGATCGCGCCCGTACGGCGCGTGATCGCGATCGAGTTCCGCGGGCGCGGCGAGAGCGGCTATGCCAAGGACCCGATGAGCTACGTTCCGCTGACCTATGCGCAGGACGTGGTGGCCCTGCTCGACGAGCAGAAGATCGACCGGTTCGTGACGATCGGCACCTCGCTGGGCGGGATCGTGACGATGCTGCTCGCCGGGCTGGTGCCGGGACGATTGGCCGGCGCGTTGCTCAACGACGTCGGGCCGGAGATCGAGCCGGCGGGGCTGGCGCGCATCCGCGGCTATGTCGGCAAGCCGAGCACCTATCCGACATGGATGCACGCCGCGCGCGGGGTGCAGGAGGGCAATGCCGGCGCCTATCCCGACTGGGGGATCGAGCAATGGCTGGCGATGGCCAAGCGGCTGTACCGGCTCAACTCCGCGGGGCGGATCGTGCTCGACTACGATATGAAGATCGCCGAGCCGTTCCGCCTGCCCGGCAACGAGGCGGGGCCGGACATGTGGCGCGCGCTTGCCGCCCTGGCGGGCGTGCCGGTGCTGGTGGTGCGGGGCGCGTTGAGCGATATCCTGTCCGCCCGCACCGCCGAGCGGATGGTCGCCGCGCTGCCCGACGCGACGCTGGTGACGGTGCCGGGGATCGGCCATGCGCCGATGCTTGGCGAGCCGGAGGTGCAACCTGCGTTGATGCACTGGCTGGCGCGGACGGGGAACCGGCCGGTGGACTGA
- a CDS encoding protein adenylyltransferase SelO family protein — protein MAVDPQAYRPERTLTALGEPFYDEVAAARFPQAILRFRNDRAAAQVGLDMLDDDEWIAHFGRFAPLPGTLEQPLALRYHGHQFRVYNPDIGDGRGFTFAQLRDTSGRLLDLGTKGSGQTPWSRFGDGRLTLKGGVREVLATEMLEALNVPTSRSFSLIETGEALERNDEPSPTRGSVLVRLNHSHVRIGTFQRLAYHRDEDALRRLTGYVLRELYGEDSDDPVRLLDLVVARTATLAARYMAAGFVHGVLNSDNINVTGESFDYGPWRFAPVWDPAFVAAYFDHAGLYAFGRQPEAILWDVMQLASSLRQIAEPEPLIAALDAFAGHYQPAIAEAVLWRLGRVPRAPEEDRALVQAVERALRATLMPVDQFFFDAFAQPLPQTFASEWDEVRARLESYAPRRTRDHAYWQGAPCAMLIDEVEAIWSPIAAADEWGPFGAKIANIRAMADALR, from the coding sequence ATGGCCGTCGACCCGCAAGCATATCGCCCCGAGCGCACCCTCACCGCGCTCGGCGAGCCCTTTTACGACGAAGTCGCCGCGGCGCGCTTCCCGCAGGCGATCTTACGCTTCCGCAACGATCGCGCCGCGGCGCAGGTCGGGCTCGACATGCTCGACGACGATGAATGGATCGCACATTTCGGCCGCTTTGCACCGTTGCCGGGCACGCTCGAACAGCCGCTGGCGCTGCGCTACCACGGGCATCAGTTCCGCGTGTACAATCCCGACATCGGCGACGGGCGCGGCTTTACCTTCGCGCAGCTCCGCGACACGTCGGGGCGGTTGCTCGACCTCGGCACCAAGGGGTCCGGGCAAACGCCGTGGAGCCGTTTCGGCGATGGACGCCTGACGCTGAAGGGCGGCGTGCGCGAGGTGCTGGCGACCGAGATGCTCGAGGCGCTGAACGTCCCCACCTCGCGCAGCTTCTCGCTGATCGAGACCGGCGAGGCGCTGGAGCGGAACGACGAACCCTCGCCGACGCGCGGCAGCGTGCTGGTGCGGCTCAATCATTCGCATGTCCGCATCGGGACGTTCCAGCGGCTCGCCTATCACCGCGACGAGGACGCGCTGCGCCGGCTGACCGGCTATGTGCTGCGCGAACTGTACGGCGAGGACAGCGACGATCCGGTCCGGCTGCTGGACCTGGTCGTCGCGCGCACCGCCACGCTCGCCGCGCGCTATATGGCGGCCGGGTTCGTCCACGGCGTGCTCAATAGCGACAACATCAACGTCACCGGCGAGAGCTTCGACTATGGCCCGTGGCGGTTTGCGCCGGTCTGGGACCCGGCGTTCGTTGCCGCCTATTTCGACCACGCCGGGCTCTACGCCTTCGGCCGCCAGCCCGAGGCGATCCTGTGGGACGTGATGCAACTCGCCTCGTCGCTCCGCCAGATCGCCGAGCCCGAGCCGCTGATCGCCGCGCTCGACGCGTTCGCCGGCCATTATCAGCCCGCGATCGCCGAGGCGGTGCTGTGGCGACTCGGCCGGGTGCCGCGTGCGCCGGAGGAAGACCGTGCACTCGTTCAGGCGGTCGAACGCGCGCTTCGGGCGACGCTGATGCCGGTCGACCAATTCTTCTTCGATGCCTTTGCGCAACCGCTGCCGCAAACATTCGCGAGCGAGTGGGACGAGGTCCGGGCCCGTTTGGAATCCTATGCGCCACGCCGAACCCGCGATCACGCTTATTGGCAGGGCGCGCCCTGCGCGATGCTGATCGACGAGGTCGAGGCGATCTGGTCACCGATCGCCGCCGCCGACGAGTGGGGGCCGTTTGGCGCAAAGATCGCAAACATCCGCGCGATGGCCGACGCGCTGCGCTGA
- a CDS encoding DUF808 domain-containing protein, translated as MASGLVALLDDIAGLTRLAAASLDDVGAAATKAGTKAAGVVIDDTAVTPRYVVGLSPKRELPIIGKIALGSIRNKLLFLLPAALILSAVAPWALAPLLMLGGAFLCFEGAEKVIEAISGGHGADEETLTTDPVALEKQKVSGAIRTDFILSAEIMVIALREVSDQPLLTQAITLAIVAVAITAGVYGVVALIVKADDVGLYLAQRPSATAQAIGRGLVKGVPVLMQVLTVVGTAAMLWVGGDLLIHNAADVGVPAPAEFVHHLAEGAGGGVLGWLVSAGIAGVFGLLVGGVIAAVMHKVHAARH; from the coding sequence ATGGCAAGCGGACTCGTCGCGCTGCTCGACGATATCGCCGGATTGACCCGGCTGGCCGCGGCGTCGCTCGACGATGTCGGCGCCGCCGCGACCAAGGCGGGGACGAAGGCGGCGGGGGTGGTGATCGACGATACCGCGGTGACCCCGCGCTATGTCGTCGGCCTCTCACCCAAGCGCGAGTTGCCGATCATCGGCAAGATCGCGCTGGGCTCGATCCGCAACAAACTGCTGTTCCTGTTGCCCGCCGCGCTGATCCTGAGCGCGGTCGCGCCCTGGGCGCTCGCGCCGTTGCTGATGCTGGGCGGCGCGTTCCTGTGCTTCGAGGGCGCGGAAAAGGTGATTGAGGCGATCTCCGGCGGGCATGGCGCTGACGAAGAAACGCTGACGACCGATCCGGTCGCGCTGGAAAAACAGAAGGTGTCGGGCGCGATCCGCACCGACTTCATCCTCTCGGCCGAGATCATGGTGATCGCGCTGCGCGAGGTATCGGACCAACCGCTGCTCACGCAGGCGATCACGCTGGCGATCGTCGCCGTGGCGATCACCGCGGGTGTGTATGGTGTCGTCGCGCTGATCGTAAAGGCGGACGATGTCGGCCTGTATCTGGCGCAGCGGCCGTCGGCGACGGCGCAGGCGATCGGACGCGGGCTGGTGAAGGGTGTGCCGGTGCTGATGCAGGTGCTGACGGTGGTCGGCACCGCGGCGATGCTGTGGGTTGGCGGCGACCTGCTGATCCACAATGCCGCCGATGTCGGCGTGCCGGCGCCGGCCGAATTCGTCCACCATCTCGCCGAGGGCGCGGGCGGCGGGGTACTCGGCTGGCTGGTCAGCGCAGGGATCGCGGGCGTGTTCGGGCTGCTGGTCGGCGGCGTGATCGCGGCGGTGATGCACAAGGTCCACGCGGCGCGGCATTGA
- the cobA gene encoding uroporphyrinogen-III C-methyltransferase, which yields MATLLDPDARGRVILVGAGPGDPGLLTVRAVEALRCADVVVHDGLIDPRVLDLAPPEAHRISVAKRRARHTLPQEAINALIVAHVKAGSVVVRLKGGDPFIFGRGGEEVEAVRAAGLAVEVIPGVSAALGCAAEAMLPLTHRDHSSAVTFVAGQCKGLTDQDWSGLAGQGRTLVIYMGVATAEAIADKLMADGVAPDMPVAVLEKGTLPGHRALRTLLADLGAMVSRERVASPAIIVVGEVVELSDAEDRLAGYAKVAETMA from the coding sequence ATGGCGACGCTTCTTGATCCCGACGCGCGCGGTCGCGTCATCCTCGTCGGTGCCGGTCCCGGCGACCCCGGCCTGCTCACCGTTCGTGCGGTGGAGGCGCTGCGCTGCGCCGATGTCGTCGTCCACGACGGGCTGATCGACCCGCGCGTCCTCGATCTCGCTCCGCCCGAAGCGCATCGCATCTCGGTCGCCAAGCGCCGCGCGCGCCACACCTTGCCGCAAGAGGCGATCAACGCATTGATCGTCGCCCATGTGAAGGCGGGCAGCGTCGTCGTCCGGCTCAAGGGCGGCGACCCGTTCATCTTTGGACGCGGCGGCGAGGAGGTCGAAGCGGTGCGCGCCGCCGGCCTCGCGGTCGAGGTCATCCCCGGCGTATCGGCGGCGCTCGGCTGCGCGGCCGAGGCGATGCTGCCGCTGACGCACCGCGACCACAGCTCCGCGGTCACCTTCGTCGCCGGCCAGTGCAAGGGGCTGACCGATCAGGATTGGTCGGGGCTCGCCGGACAGGGCCGCACGCTGGTGATCTACATGGGCGTCGCGACTGCCGAGGCGATTGCCGACAAGCTGATGGCCGATGGCGTCGCGCCCGACATGCCGGTCGCGGTGCTGGAGAAGGGTACGCTCCCCGGCCACCGCGCACTGCGCACCCTGCTCGCCGATCTCGGCGCGATGGTGTCGCGCGAGCGGGTGGCGAGCCCGGCGATCATCGTCGTCGGCGAAGTGGTCGAACTGTCCGACGCCGAGGACCGGCTGGCGGGCTATGCAAAGGTGGCGGAGACGATGGCATGA
- a CDS encoding DUF2849 domain-containing protein, with protein MRLVTGNDLASGDVVWWTGRDWSRHIGDASDAGERAEAIAREEEAARRVNVPYVIEASETPDGPRPAHIKDRIRALGPTVRPDLTLKPADAHAGDWVI; from the coding sequence ATGAGGCTGGTGACCGGCAACGATCTGGCGAGCGGCGACGTCGTCTGGTGGACCGGCCGCGACTGGTCGCGCCACATCGGCGACGCCAGCGACGCCGGTGAGCGCGCCGAGGCGATCGCGCGCGAGGAAGAGGCGGCGCGCCGCGTCAACGTCCCCTATGTGATCGAGGCGAGCGAGACCCCCGATGGTCCGCGCCCGGCGCACATCAAGGACCGCATCCGCGCGCTCGGCCCGACCGTCCGCCCCGACCTGACGCTCAAGCCCGCCGACGCCCATGCGGGCGACTGGGTGATCTGA